Part of the Nostoc sp. ATCC 53789 genome, GCCGCATCCAGGAGCCACCAAAGTTCACCTTGGGGCCGAATTAAGCGGGATGGGTAAGCGAAGTCATCGGCGACAGGTGCAAAGACTTGCGCCAAAGCTGGGCGTTTATTAGCACCAGCAACCAGAAAAATCACATTGAGAGCAGAGTTGATGAAGGGGTATGTGAAACTTATTCTGGGGTTTCCGTCTTTGTTACCCACAGTTACCAGGCGATCGCGTACTTTGAGTGCCTCTGTGTGGGGAAACAAAGATGCAGTATGTGCATCGTCACCCATTCCTAGTAATACTACATCCAATGCGGGAAATTCTACCCCAGAAGAATTGAAAAATTCTTTGAGATGTTGTTCATACTTTGCAGCCGCGAGTTCTGGATTGGCTTCTAAAGTTGGTACGGGGTGAATGTTAGCTGCTGGGATATCAACACGATCTAGCCATGCACGACGCGTCATCAGTTCATTGCTATCGGGGTGATCTGGTGGTACGTAACGCTCATCTCCCCAGAATACATGAATTTTATCCCAAGGCAGTTTTTGAGTAGCGATCGCTTCGTATAACGGTTTAGGTGTACTGCCGCCAGATAAGGCGATGGTAAAACGCCCTCGCTGCTCAATAGCAGTTTCTAACTTAGACAGAATTAATTCTAGCGCTCGTGCAACCAGCGTCGGCTGATCCGGTAAAACTTCAACGGTTTTGCTCATGGCTTCATCATCATATTGCTGGCTTCCAGCAATACCATACCGAACTTATTACAATCCTCCTTTTTAACTTTTGAAACATTTAACATCATGGATTAAGTAGGCTGGAAAATGTAGATGCTTATTATCACCATTGATGATAAGTTGTCAGTAGTCAGTTGTACTAACTACTAACTCTTCTCATAATTATTTTTATTTACACCCAGTTACTTGATACTTTGTTGATTAACACCACAGAGGATACATTTATTAATTCTTATTAAAAATTAATAAAACTAATTAATCACAACCAATGATTCCCAATCAGCGATCGCTTCGCGTTGAAGGATTAACAATTCCTGAATTCCTTTTTGGGCGACATCGAGAAGTTGATCCAACTGAGTGCGGCTAAAGCTCCCTTCTTCGGCTGTTCCTTGGACTTCAATGATGCCCAGGTGTTGATTCATCACCACGTTAAAGTCTACTGTTGCAGCCACATCTTCGATGTAATTAAGATCCAAAAATGGTTCTCCCTCCAGTAATCCTACGGAAATTGCTGCAACCTGTCCACACAGAGGCGATCGCTCTAACACGCCCTCCTGCAACAATTTAGAAATCGCATGAGCCAACGCCACAAAGGAGCCTGTAATCGCTGTTGTTCGAGTTCCAGCATCTGCTTGCAAGACATCGGCATCTACAGTCAGCGTGCGTTCTCCTAATACCTCAAAATCCACTGCTGCACGTAAGCTGCGCCCAATTAAACGTTGAATTTCTTGCGTCCGTCCAGATAATTTCAATAATTCCCTTTCTTGGCGTTTTTGAGTGGCGGATGGTAACATTCGGTACTCAGCAGTTAACCAGCCTTTACCAGTTCCTTCGAGAAACTTCGGGACTCCCTTATTAACGCTAACAGTACAAAGTACCTGAGTATCACCGCATCTTGCGAGAACAGAACCGGGGGCAAAGTGTGTGAAACTGGGGTAAAAGCTTATCGGACGTAGTTCGTAAGGAAGACGGCCGTCTGGACGCTGCCAAGCCATTGGAATTGCCTCAAATTTTACAATACTGCCTTAAGATTACCTTAGTGTTGTAAATCATCTTTTTAGACATTGGGCATTGGGCATTGGGCATTGCCAAGAATTCATTTCCTAACTCTCTGACTCAGCACGGGCTAAACGACCCGCTAGCGCTAACAGTACTCAGCACTCTTCAAGGAACTGAAAGCAGAGTCAAAATATTTTGCTGCACCATTTCTGGTGATTGGTCGCCGTTGATGGTCAATAGGCAGCGACGACGGTCGTAATATTCTAGGATTGGAATGGTGCGATCGTAGAATAATTCTACACGGCGCTGCACGATTTCGGGTTGGTCATCTGGTAGCGATCGCCCCAAAGAACGACTAACCATCACTGCTTCTGAAACTTGGAGATAAATTGCCCAATCTAGCTTTTGCCCTAAATCATCCAATAAAAAATCTAATTCCTCAGCTTGGAAGGCTGTACGAGGATAGCCCTCTAAGACCCAATCGCAGTTAATATCTGGTTGTCTGAGGCGAAGTCTGATCAAATCAACAATCATTTCGTCTGGAACTAACTCCCCTTTTTGTATGTAGGGCAGTGCGTGATAACCTAGTTCACTTAGACTAGCGTAAACCGAAAGAGAAGTCCGGGGATCGGCTTCCGACCATCGAAATTCCGGCAGGGGCTGAGTGCCAGATATTGCTTCCCGTAAAATCTCACCTGTAGAAATCAGAGGAATCTCAAAGTATCTGCCAAGCCTTTGTGCTTGAGTGCTTTTCCCCGATCCTGAACCTCCCAGAATCACCAATCTCACAACAATTCACTCCTCATGCTGTCAAATTCACTACTTGCTAAGTCTGTTTTGCCCAAACAACCGACAAATCTAACATCTAGGAATTTTCAGACGTTATACCCAGCCTTTTTAAATAATTGGAACTGTAACTCTTATGTTTTAACTTTTACAACTATTTTCAGCGAAAAGACGTAAATTTAAATCAAAACAACTATTGACTTACACACAAACGTAGTGTTTGACTAAGAATGCAATTTGTCAAATCCACCACACCTGTGAAAAACAGATTGATTATACAGGCAGATTTGTACTAATTACTGACAGCAAAGAAACTTAATTATTGTATCTTTTTGAACTTAACCCTATGGTTGCCCAGCTAGAAACTCAAAACATCAATTCAACCCTTATCTTGCCATATCCAGTTGAAGGACTAGTGCAAGTTTTCACTAGCTCACATCGTAATTTTTTTACGAGCGTTATAGCTCAATCACTGAGAATAGCTGGACAAGGAACGTCAGTATTAATCGTGCAGTTCCTCAAAGGAGGTATTCGTCAAGGACACGATCGACCCATACAATTAGGACAAAATTTAGATTGGATTCGCTGTGATTTGCCTCGTTGTATCGATACACCACATTTAGATGATACGGAAAATAAAGCCTTACAAGAACTGTGGCAATATACACAACAAGTAGTGTGTGAGAGCAAGTATTCTCTCGTGGTCTTAGATGAGTTAAGTTTGGCGATTAACTTTGGTTTAATTCCTGAAACGGAGGTTTTAGCGTTTCTGGCAAAACGTCCTCCTCACGTTGATATCATTCTCACAGGGCCAGAGATGCCAAAATCTCTCTTGGATGTAGCAGATCAAATTACAGAAATCCGTCGGAGTTATCGACCCTAAACAAAGTAAGTACTCGGTTCGTGCTACTATATCAAGTCTGTTTAAATTAACGTTAGCAACGAACTTGTGATTAAGAACGATATCTGGATTACTGAAATGGCTCAACAGGGCTTGATTTCGCCCTTTGAGCCAAGCCTAATCCGAAAAGTGCAAAAAGATGAGTCTGTAGCGCTTCAACCTGTAATTAGCTACGGTTTGTCTTCTTATGGTTACGATATACGCCTTTCCCCGGTTGAGTTCCGCATTTTTCGACACATTCCCGGAACTGTAGTTGATCCAAAAAACTTTAATCCTCAGAATCTGGAGCCAATACCACTGCACACAGATGCTAATGCCAGTTACTATATATTACCTGCTCACTCCTATGGTCTGGGCGTTGCTCTAGAAAGATTGGAGGTTCCGGGTAATATCACTGTGATTTGCATTGGTAAATCTACTTATGCGAGATGTGGTATTATAGCAAACGTAACTCCTGCTGAAGCTGCATGGCGTGGTCATTTAACTTTAGAATTTTCCAATTCTTCTAGTGCTGACTGTAGCATCTATGTAAATGAAGGGGTAGTGAAGTTGCTATTTTTAGAAGGCGAACCCTGCGCCATCAGTTACCATGCTCGTCGGGGTCAATATCAAGATCAGGCTGAGATTGTG contains:
- the pgl gene encoding 6-phosphogluconolactonase, with product MSKTVEVLPDQPTLVARALELILSKLETAIEQRGRFTIALSGGSTPKPLYEAIATQKLPWDKIHVFWGDERYVPPDHPDSNELMTRRAWLDRVDIPAANIHPVPTLEANPELAAAKYEQHLKEFFNSSGVEFPALDVVLLGMGDDAHTASLFPHTEALKVRDRLVTVGNKDGNPRISFTYPFINSALNVIFLVAGANKRPALAQVFAPVADDFAYPSRLIRPQGELWWLLDAAAGSELQH
- the rph gene encoding ribonuclease PH; this encodes MAWQRPDGRLPYELRPISFYPSFTHFAPGSVLARCGDTQVLCTVSVNKGVPKFLEGTGKGWLTAEYRMLPSATQKRQERELLKLSGRTQEIQRLIGRSLRAAVDFEVLGERTLTVDADVLQADAGTRTTAITGSFVALAHAISKLLQEGVLERSPLCGQVAAISVGLLEGEPFLDLNYIEDVAATVDFNVVMNQHLGIIEVQGTAEEGSFSRTQLDQLLDVAQKGIQELLILQREAIADWESLVVIN
- a CDS encoding nucleoside monophosphate kinase, whose protein sequence is MRLVILGGSGSGKSTQAQRLGRYFEIPLISTGEILREAISGTQPLPEFRWSEADPRTSLSVYASLSELGYHALPYIQKGELVPDEMIVDLIRLRLRQPDINCDWVLEGYPRTAFQAEELDFLLDDLGQKLDWAIYLQVSEAVMVSRSLGRSLPDDQPEIVQRRVELFYDRTIPILEYYDRRRCLLTINGDQSPEMVQQNILTLLSVP
- a CDS encoding P-loop NTPase family protein; the protein is MVAQLETQNINSTLILPYPVEGLVQVFTSSHRNFFTSVIAQSLRIAGQGTSVLIVQFLKGGIRQGHDRPIQLGQNLDWIRCDLPRCIDTPHLDDTENKALQELWQYTQQVVCESKYSLVVLDELSLAINFGLIPETEVLAFLAKRPPHVDIILTGPEMPKSLLDVADQITEIRRSYRP
- the dcd gene encoding dCTP deaminase, producing MAQQGLISPFEPSLIRKVQKDESVALQPVISYGLSSYGYDIRLSPVEFRIFRHIPGTVVDPKNFNPQNLEPIPLHTDANASYYILPAHSYGLGVALERLEVPGNITVICIGKSTYARCGIIANVTPAEAAWRGHLTLEFSNSSSADCSIYVNEGVVKLLFLEGEPCAISYHARRGQYQDQAEIVTLAKVC